The Candidatus Cloacimonadota bacterium genome contains the following window.
AAGTAAAGCATAGCAAGGAATTACATGGTCTTATCGCTAGAATAACAGAGTTGCCGAATAGTCTCCATGAGCTATCTTTCACTGTTTGTGATCTTGCTGGGGATGGCAATTATCACATGGTGAACATCAGCTTCAATGTAGAGGACGAACAATTCACGTCATCAACGAAGGTAAAGTTTCCAGATAACAAAATGCAACACAAGAAAGTGATTTACGCTTCGGGTTTTCTAAGGTATCTGCCGATACTTATCGCGCTAGCTTTTATAGTATTGCTATTTGTGATATTAGCAGTTTGGAGAAGAAAAAGACTAATGCTTCTGCACCATGATATTAAGCAGAAAGAGGATAGTATTTCTGATTGTAGAATTAGCACCGAAGCTAAGTCTCAACCTGAAGATGCTAATGAATCAATAAAGCCGTCTGTCACACTAAAGATGGAGTTCCTATCAGGAGCAGATTCTGGCAAAATCTACATGGTGGATGCCAATGGTGCCACGATAGGAAGAAATAGCGATAATAGCATTATTTTGGCAGACAATGCTGTCTCGAGAACGCACGCGATTATAGAATATAAAGACGATCGGTTCATTATCCGTGATCTCGAATCAGCAAACGGCATTACAATAAACTCACGAAAAGTGTCGCGCTCTGAGATACATCACAATGATCGTTTTTCAATTGGCTCGAGTGAAGGCATTTTCTCAATTTATGAAATGATGGAGACCAAATGAGGCCATTATTTAACGATTTAACAGTAGGAAATCTG
Protein-coding sequences here:
- a CDS encoding FHA domain-containing protein, giving the protein MRYVKAIVALTLLMLVSFLLSAHEIKQHHIDARLYPSIKSYFALSQDSSVIDDLVDDLAVNVDGSYEVDSLKITAFKTLNKQYNVLICIDTSGSMSSAQLRNIRESLGKVIMDLPENVRLSISIFGNEMIILNDYSLDKEILQESVNNIKTLKGNTYLHYSIDKALKRVIERKLPGLNSVLFISDGKEDVIYDVVSPRDREQTIASSLMQSIPIHTIGYSVERSPDFSILDYYASKTNGIYGQVKHSKELHGLIARITELPNSLHELSFTVCDLAGDGNYHMVNISFNVEDEQFTSSTKVKFPDNKMQHKKVIYASGFLRYLPILIALAFIVLLFVILAVWRRKRLMLLHHDIKQKEDSISDCRISTEAKSQPEDANESIKPSVTLKMEFLSGADSGKIYMVDANGATIGRNSDNSIILADNAVSRTHAIIEYKDDRFIIRDLESANGITINSRKVSRSEIHHNDRFSIGSSEGIFSIYEMMETK